A genomic window from Flavobacterium hankyongi includes:
- the mscL gene encoding large conductance mechanosensitive channel protein MscL has translation MGFISEFKEFAMKGNLVDMAIAFVMGGAFGKVVTAFVEKMFAPVVGLLMGGIDLNDKKVVIVDAVAEIKDAAGAVTTPAVAEVAIQWGAFLTALIDFIIVAFVMFLIIKAINKLKKPEPVTQPAGPTQEELLTQIRDLLKK, from the coding sequence ATGGGGTTTATTTCTGAATTTAAAGAATTTGCTATGAAAGGCAATTTAGTCGATATGGCAATTGCTTTTGTTATGGGAGGAGCATTTGGTAAAGTTGTAACTGCTTTTGTTGAGAAAATGTTTGCACCTGTGGTTGGTCTCTTGATGGGAGGTATTGATTTAAATGATAAAAAAGTAGTTATAGTTGATGCTGTAGCCGAAATTAAGGATGCAGCCGGTGCGGTTACCACACCAGCAGTTGCTGAAGTAGCGATTCAATGGGGAGCATTTTTAACTGCTCTAATTGACTTTATCATCGTAGCTTTTGTTATGTTTCTGATTATTAAGGCAATAAATAAGTTAAAAAAGCCAGAGCCAGTAACTCAACCTGCTGGGCCAACACAAGAAGAGCTACTTACTCAAATTAGAGATTTATTGAAAAAATAG